Proteins from one Setaria italica strain Yugu1 chromosome V, Setaria_italica_v2.0, whole genome shotgun sequence genomic window:
- the LOC101768980 gene encoding protein HEADING DATE 3A, protein MSDVEPLVLAHVIRDVLDAFTPTVPLRITYNNRLLLAGAELKPSAIVNKPRVDVGGTDLRVFYTLVLVDPDAPSPSNPSLREYLHWMVIDIPGTTGASFGQELMFYERPEPRSGIHRMVFVLFRQLGRGTVFAPDMRHNFNCKSFARQYHLDIVAATYFNCQREYLFSLFFSQIQREAWVDADSAPASLHYGI, encoded by the exons ATGTCGGATGTGGAACCCTTGGTTTTGGCCCATGTGATACGGGATGTGTTGGATGCATTTACACCAACTGTCCCCCTCAGAATAACCTACAACAATAGGCTACTTCTAGCAGGTGCTGAGCTGAAACCATCTGCAATTGTGAATAAGCCAAGAGTTGATGTTGGGGGCACTGACCTCAGGGTGTTCTATACACTG GTATTGGTGGATCCAGATGCCCCAAGCCCAAGCAACCCATCACTGAGGGAGTACTTACACTG GATGGTGATAGATATTCCTGGAACAACTGGAGCCAGCTTTG GTCAGGAGCTCATGTTCTACGAAAGGCCAGAACCAAGATCTGGTATACACCGCATGGTGTTTGTGCTGTTCCGACAACTTGGCAGGGGGACAGTTTTTGCACCAGACATGCGACATAACTTCAATTGCAAGAGCTTCGCACGTCAATACCACCTAGACATTGTGGCCGCCACATATTTCAACTGCCAAAGGGAATatctcttttcccttttcttctccCAGATTCAGAGAGAAGCTTGGGTGGATGCGGATTCGGCTCCGGCAAGCTTGCACTATGGAATATAG